From one Chloroflexota bacterium genomic stretch:
- a CDS encoding Gfo/Idh/MocA family oxidoreductase: protein MNSKIRLGIVGTGFIADVVANAIKDTEARLVAVASRRRENAKAFADKHGEMQVFESWNDLVAWPGLDAVYVATPTSAREDICIAAAQSNKHILAEKPFVNLSSLQEITGACRAKGVAFMDATHFVHHPRTRQLKQELEERIGKVQAIYTSFFFPSTDRSNIRFNPEKEPTGAIGDMAWYSMRAITEFATTGASLVSASGFAQRDDVTGAMIRGAGVLLLSDGCTSTWDVGYNVGTCAMELNIFGQRGMISLDDFVLDWADGFAINIPGYPVGFIQRSGIVNPTEFKEVTTPSHQPQVVHMIQNFIALTADPEGQAARASMRTSEQTQGLLDAVGDRLTEI from the coding sequence ATGAATTCCAAGATCAGGCTCGGAATTGTCGGTACAGGATTTATCGCCGACGTCGTCGCCAATGCCATTAAGGATACTGAGGCCAGGTTAGTTGCAGTTGCCAGTCGACGCCGCGAGAACGCCAAAGCATTTGCTGATAAACACGGGGAAATGCAGGTTTTTGAATCCTGGAATGATCTGGTTGCCTGGCCTGGTCTCGATGCCGTGTATGTGGCAACCCCAACTTCTGCACGGGAGGATATCTGTATTGCCGCGGCGCAGAGCAATAAACATATCCTTGCTGAAAAGCCGTTCGTCAACCTCAGCTCGCTTCAAGAAATTACGGGGGCCTGTCGTGCTAAAGGCGTTGCCTTTATGGATGCCACTCACTTCGTTCACCATCCCCGCACCAGGCAGCTAAAGCAAGAACTTGAAGAACGTATTGGCAAAGTGCAGGCGATCTACACCTCCTTCTTCTTTCCTTCTACAGATCGAAGTAATATCCGGTTTAATCCGGAAAAGGAGCCCACCGGCGCAATTGGTGATATGGCCTGGTATTCAATGCGGGCAATTACTGAGTTCGCAACGACCGGCGCGAGTCTTGTCAGTGCGAGCGGCTTTGCACAGAGAGATGATGTTACCGGTGCTATGATTCGCGGTGCGGGGGTGCTATTGTTGTCCGATGGTTGCACATCCACTTGGGATGTCGGTTACAATGTCGGTACCTGTGCTATGGAACTCAACATATTTGGGCAGCGGGGAATGATCAGTCTCGATGATTTCGTTCTTGACTGGGCTGATGGATTTGCCATAAACATTCCTGGGTATCCGGTCGGTTTCATCCAGCGCTCAGGCATTGTAAACCCAACAGAATTCAAGGAGGTCACCACTCCCAGTCATCAGCCCCAAGTTGTCCACATGATTCAGAATTTTATTGCATTGACCGCAGATCCGGAAGGTCAAGCAGCCCGAGCCAGCATGCGTACTAGTGAGCAAACACAAGGCCTGCTTGATGCTGTCGGGGATCGGCTAACGGAAATATGA
- the nadB gene encoding L-aspartate oxidase — protein MTDLIEAEVLIIGSGIAGATAALELADKGVSVTMATRAKKPEESNTYYAQGGIVYRGVDDSPELLAEDIIRAGAGHSNPPAVEMLSRQGPALLERVLLDRVQVEFDRTDEGELSLVREGGHSVARILHVADYSGKAIEGALIQALEMHPNVSILSGHTAVDLLTPSHHSRNRLSVYDRRRCIGAYLFDQEQQRVKRCLARCTILATGGLGQIYLRTSNPAGARGDGLAMAYRAGARVINNEFVQFHPTTFHHESAPNFLISEAVRGSGARLVTADGQPFMQRYAPEWKDLAPRDVVARSIREEMIERDVTHVYLDLRSYVSQEEILGHFPTIYESCQAYGVDITKDLVPIVPAAHYFCGGVWVDEWGRSTIEKLFAVGEVSCTGVHGANRLASTSLLEGVVWGYRVAGFVAENLSAELGSDPDEIPEWRDEGLVTPDPVLINQDMSVIKHIMWNYVGLARTTARLSRAIRELRHLETEIERFYHRTKLCDGLIGLRNAVRSANIVTLAAWANRESMGTHYRE, from the coding sequence ATGACTGACCTGATCGAAGCTGAAGTTCTCATCATTGGAAGTGGCATTGCCGGCGCGACGGCTGCCCTGGAACTGGCCGACAAAGGTGTGTCGGTCACGATGGCGACCCGGGCAAAAAAGCCAGAGGAGAGCAACACCTATTATGCCCAGGGAGGAATCGTCTACCGGGGCGTCGACGATTCCCCTGAACTGCTGGCCGAGGATATCATTCGGGCAGGCGCCGGCCACAGTAACCCGCCGGCGGTCGAGATGCTCTCCAGGCAGGGACCAGCGCTGCTGGAACGGGTCCTGCTTGACCGTGTCCAGGTCGAGTTTGATCGAACGGATGAGGGTGAACTCTCCCTGGTGCGGGAAGGTGGTCACTCGGTGGCCCGTATCCTGCATGTGGCCGATTATTCCGGAAAAGCGATCGAAGGGGCCTTGATCCAGGCGCTGGAGATGCACCCGAATGTGAGCATTCTGAGCGGCCATACGGCCGTCGATCTGTTGACTCCTTCGCACCATTCACGCAACCGGCTGTCGGTCTACGATCGGCGTCGTTGCATCGGCGCTTACCTGTTCGATCAGGAGCAGCAGCGGGTGAAACGTTGCCTGGCTCGCTGCACAATCCTGGCAACCGGCGGTCTTGGGCAGATCTATCTGCGCACCAGCAACCCGGCTGGCGCACGGGGCGATGGTTTGGCCATGGCCTATCGGGCGGGAGCGCGGGTGATCAACAATGAGTTTGTCCAGTTCCACCCCACTACCTTCCATCACGAGTCCGCGCCAAACTTCCTGATCTCCGAGGCTGTCCGCGGCTCCGGCGCGCGGCTGGTGACGGCCGATGGGCAGCCCTTTATGCAGCGTTATGCGCCGGAGTGGAAGGACTTGGCCCCGCGCGATGTGGTTGCCCGAAGCATTCGGGAGGAAATGATTGAGCGGGACGTCACCCATGTCTATCTGGACCTGCGTTCTTACGTGTCTCAGGAAGAGATCCTGGGACATTTCCCGACGATCTACGAGAGTTGCCAGGCCTATGGTGTCGACATAACAAAAGACCTTGTACCGATCGTGCCGGCCGCTCACTATTTCTGTGGCGGTGTTTGGGTCGACGAGTGGGGACGTTCGACCATCGAGAAGCTGTTTGCGGTGGGCGAGGTGAGCTGCACCGGTGTGCACGGCGCCAACCGGCTTGCCAGTACGTCGTTGCTGGAAGGGGTGGTCTGGGGCTACCGCGTTGCCGGATTCGTGGCTGAGAACCTATCGGCGGAACTGGGCTCAGATCCCGATGAAATCCCCGAGTGGCGCGACGAGGGTTTGGTGACGCCAGACCCCGTGCTGATCAACCAGGATATGAGCGTGATCAAACATATCATGTGGAACTATGTAGGGTTGGCCCGCACCACGGCCAGGCTCAGCCGGGCCATTCGGGAGCTACGCCATCTGGAGACGGAGATCGAGCGTTTTTATCACCGCACGAAGCTCTGCGATGGATTGATTGGGTTGCGCAACGCGGTGCGCTCGGCCAATATCGTGACGCTGGCAGCCTGGGCCAACCGGGAGAGCATGGGGACGCATTACCGGGAGTAG
- a CDS encoding ATP-binding protein, whose product MTIPVLDGSDTTIGTVFVQHNVSHQRADETFLADVTRALIVAGVFVALLAAGLSVLLTRSINRPLAEMEQAAIQFAQGDYTARVSPRGQDEVATLGRTFNQMAESVGSVEQLRRELVANVSHDLRTPLTVIRGYLEGLRFGQIADRRSAEMAFDAMHVEVARLLRLVGDLRQAAALDRGVLPLDRRAVAPLDLVAETVERAMPLAAAQEVQLRYEVPADLPLLNIDVERMGQALFNLLENAVRHTPANGEILLTAQCQDEQLRLIIRDTGAGISAEDLPHIFERFYRADRARNPAEGRAGLGLSIVEAIVEAHGGTVNVESEGMPGKGSVFTVNLPLTASPK is encoded by the coding sequence GTGACCATTCCGGTGCTTGATGGAAGCGATACAACCATCGGCACGGTTTTTGTTCAACACAATGTATCTCATCAACGCGCCGATGAGACCTTTTTGGCCGATGTGACTCGTGCATTGATTGTTGCCGGGGTGTTTGTGGCGCTGCTGGCAGCGGGATTGAGTGTGCTGTTAACCCGTTCTATCAATCGTCCCCTGGCTGAAATGGAGCAAGCCGCCATCCAATTTGCGCAGGGCGATTACACCGCGCGGGTATCGCCGCGCGGGCAAGATGAAGTGGCTACTTTGGGACGAACCTTTAACCAGATGGCAGAAAGCGTGGGCAGTGTAGAGCAGTTGCGGAGGGAACTGGTGGCCAACGTCTCGCACGATCTCCGCACCCCGCTGACTGTCATTCGCGGCTATCTGGAAGGATTGCGCTTCGGCCAGATCGCTGACCGGCGCTCGGCGGAAATGGCCTTCGATGCGATGCATGTCGAAGTAGCTCGCTTGCTGCGTCTGGTGGGCGACTTGCGCCAGGCGGCGGCTCTGGATAGGGGCGTGTTGCCGCTCGATCGGCGCGCCGTGGCGCCCCTTGATTTGGTTGCAGAAACTGTTGAGCGGGCAATGCCATTGGCGGCGGCACAGGAGGTGCAGCTGCGTTATGAAGTTCCGGCTGATCTGCCGTTGCTCAACATCGATGTGGAGCGGATGGGGCAAGCGCTCTTTAACCTGCTGGAAAATGCGGTGCGGCATACCCCCGCCAACGGCGAGATTTTATTGACTGCCCAATGTCAGGATGAACAATTGCGTCTCATCATCCGGGACACTGGCGCAGGCATCTCCGCCGAGGATTTGCCCCACATTTTTGAACGTTTCTATCGCGCCGACCGCGCCCGCAATCCCGCAGAGGGTCGCGCCGGATTGGGGCTGTCCATTGTAGAAGCAATTGTAGAGGCGCACGGCGGTACGGTCAATGTTGAAAGTGAAGGTATGCCGGGGAAGGGGAGTGTTTTTACCGTGAACCTGCCCTTGACTGCTTCCCCAAAATAA
- a CDS encoding nitrilase-related carbon-nitrogen hydrolase, with the protein MSSEKNFTVAVAQVTPIFLDRQATLEKACDIIAEAGQNGAKLVVFPEAFIPAYPDWVWLVPEDIPDRFEFKKLYPEDAGWINSGRSCVIDPQGNIIAGPVENREEIIYADIDLDLITASKRMFDVAGHYARPDVFEFAVNRHLAELKEV; encoded by the coding sequence ATGAGTAGTGAGAAAAACTTTACAGTTGCCGTGGCCCAGGTAACGCCAATATTCCTGGATCGGCAGGCGACGTTGGAAAAAGCTTGCGACATTATAGCCGAGGCCGGACAAAATGGGGCAAAGCTGGTCGTGTTTCCGGAAGCATTCATTCCGGCCTATCCGGACTGGGTCTGGCTTGTTCCGGAGGATATTCCGGATCGATTCGAGTTCAAGAAGCTCTATCCGGAAGATGCCGGATGGATTAATTCGGGACGCAGTTGTGTAATTGACCCGCAAGGGAATATAATAGCGGGGCCTGTAGAAAACAGGGAAGAAATCATCTATGCGGACATCGACCTTGATTTGATCACTGCCTCGAAACGGATGTTTGACGTTGCTGGACATTACGCTCGGCCTGATGTTTTTGAGTTTGCCGTGAATCGGCATCTCGCCGAACTGAAGGAGGTGTAG
- a CDS encoding winged helix-turn-helix domain-containing protein encodes MGGPRLRLDPARHIVTLDKKPIDLTPIEFEILHILMANPGWAFACGHLLEKVWGYNDEAGEETVTAHVSNLRRKLEPAGATLIRTVRGVGYAFQEEV; translated from the coding sequence TTGGGCGGCCCCCGTTTGCGGCTCGACCCCGCCCGCCATATTGTCACTTTGGATAAAAAGCCGATAGACCTCACTCCGATAGAGTTTGAGATCCTCCATATCTTGATGGCTAATCCCGGCTGGGCTTTTGCGTGCGGCCATCTGTTGGAAAAGGTGTGGGGATACAACGATGAAGCCGGAGAAGAAACCGTGACTGCCCACGTCAGCAATCTGCGCCGAAAACTTGAACCCGCCGGAGCGACGTTGATTCGCACCGTGCGCGGCGTAGGGTACGCTTTTCAAGAGGAAGTCTAA
- a CDS encoding DinB family protein, which yields MSIQTNDYGKQIEQGARIMDAVKSKRANALADRIEQGTGALAAFAEGLSDVEWQVIVPGEERSIGVLVHHIASMYPVEIDLARQLAVGKPITGVTWDAVDQMNAEHAREHTEVEKQETIALLWKNSRAAAERVRAFTDEELDQAATVSLNADAPLTAQFFIEDHALRHSFHHLAEMRATLNR from the coding sequence ATGAGTATTCAAACCAATGACTATGGAAAACAGATTGAACAGGGAGCCAGGATAATGGATGCGGTCAAGAGTAAACGAGCCAATGCCCTGGCCGACCGGATTGAGCAAGGGACCGGTGCTTTGGCCGCCTTTGCCGAGGGTCTTTCTGACGTTGAATGGCAGGTGATCGTACCGGGTGAGGAACGCTCGATTGGTGTTTTGGTTCACCACATTGCCAGCATGTACCCCGTCGAGATTGACCTGGCCCGGCAATTGGCTGTGGGAAAGCCGATTACCGGCGTAACCTGGGATGCAGTTGACCAGATGAATGCGGAGCATGCCCGGGAACATACAGAAGTGGAAAAACAAGAAACAATCGCCTTGTTGTGGAAAAACAGCAGGGCGGCGGCCGAGAGAGTCCGGGCGTTCACTGACGAGGAACTGGACCAGGCCGCAACAGTATCGCTCAACGCCGACGCCCCGCTAACTGCCCAGTTTTTTATCGAGGATCATGCTTTGCGCCATAGCTTCCATCACCTGGCTGAAATGCGAGCCACTCTCAATCGCTAA
- a CDS encoding cupin domain-containing protein: protein MMLPEAKALIEHYKLEPLPVEETLFTSTYRSDQESGDGKPCGTAMIALYCDEPRSVSLFHKLPVDEVWHFYGGDPLRLVLLYPDGSSKDVIMGDDPLKGQYVQFVVPASVWQAGHMVAGGRYSLFGCTMAPGFTDDMFEGGVRDQLIDAYPDRVNDINMLGCSQDERSMPRGFAS from the coding sequence ATGATGCTGCCAGAGGCAAAAGCGTTAATCGAACACTACAAACTCGAACCATTGCCAGTTGAAGAAACCCTGTTTACAAGCACCTACCGCTCGGATCAAGAATCCGGTGATGGCAAGCCTTGTGGCACCGCCATGATCGCTCTCTACTGCGACGAACCTCGTAGTGTTTCACTTTTTCATAAACTACCTGTCGATGAGGTCTGGCACTTTTATGGAGGAGATCCACTTCGGCTCGTGTTGTTGTATCCAGATGGGTCAAGCAAAGATGTGATTATGGGAGATGATCCGCTAAAGGGACAATATGTACAATTTGTTGTTCCAGCGAGCGTTTGGCAAGCTGGACACATGGTGGCCGGAGGAAGATATTCGCTATTTGGGTGTACGATGGCCCCCGGATTTACCGATGATATGTTTGAGGGTGGTGTTCGTGATCAACTTATCGATGCTTATCCCGACAGAGTTAACGATATCAACATGCTAGGCTGTAGTCAGGACGAAAGAAGCATGCCCAGAGGTTTCGCTTCATGA
- the nadA gene encoding quinolinate synthase NadA, protein MSVEEIYEELQERIGEYTPDFELQVAAELAFEINQLKVERNAVILGHNYMEPALFHSVPDFVGDSLDLSRKAAMTDKDVILFCGVKFMAETAKILNPTRTVLIPSLKAGCSLAEGITAEDVRALKARFPGVPVVTYVNTYADVKAECDICCTSSNAAAVVDSLGGDMVIFLPDEYLARNVARDTGKQIVFPKKLPSGMMALDTELDYQMIGWTARCEVHEQFTVADVEMVRSQFPDVVVLAHPECSPEVVEASDFSGSTNALIRYVEQVDASRYLLLTECSMGDNIAAANPAKEMVRLCSVRCPHMNQITLEMTRDALKYMQYETIVPEEIRARAFTAVDRMLAIG, encoded by the coding sequence ATGAGCGTTGAGGAAATCTACGAGGAATTACAGGAGCGGATCGGGGAATACACACCCGATTTCGAATTGCAGGTCGCGGCGGAACTGGCCTTTGAGATCAATCAACTCAAGGTTGAGCGCAATGCAGTGATCCTGGGGCACAACTACATGGAACCTGCCCTGTTCCACTCGGTTCCCGATTTCGTGGGCGACTCGCTGGATCTAAGTCGCAAGGCTGCCATGACCGATAAGGATGTGATCCTCTTCTGCGGCGTCAAGTTCATGGCTGAGACGGCCAAGATTCTCAACCCGACACGCACGGTGTTGATTCCTTCCCTGAAGGCTGGCTGTTCTCTGGCCGAAGGCATCACGGCCGAGGATGTTCGTGCTCTCAAGGCCCGCTTTCCGGGTGTGCCTGTGGTGACCTACGTCAACACCTATGCTGACGTCAAGGCGGAGTGCGATATCTGCTGCACCTCCAGCAACGCGGCTGCCGTGGTGGACTCCCTGGGCGGCGACATGGTCATTTTCCTGCCCGACGAGTACCTGGCCCGCAACGTGGCCCGGGACACGGGCAAGCAGATCGTCTTCCCGAAAAAACTGCCCAGCGGCATGATGGCCCTGGATACTGAGCTTGACTATCAAATGATCGGCTGGACAGCTCGCTGCGAGGTACACGAGCAGTTCACCGTGGCGGATGTCGAGATGGTACGCTCGCAGTTCCCCGATGTGGTTGTGCTGGCCCATCCGGAATGTTCTCCTGAGGTGGTCGAGGCATCCGATTTCAGCGGCAGCACCAACGCCTTGATCCGTTACGTGGAGCAGGTGGATGCTTCACGCTACCTGTTGCTGACAGAGTGTTCCATGGGGGACAATATCGCTGCTGCCAATCCGGCCAAGGAGATGGTTCGGCTCTGCAGTGTGCGTTGCCCTCACATGAACCAGATTACCCTGGAGATGACCCGGGACGCGCTGAAGTACATGCAGTATGAGACTATCGTGCCGGAGGAGATTCGGGCCAGGGCCTTCACCGCGGTTGACCGCATGCTGGCCATCGGATAG
- a CDS encoding NHL repeat-containing protein, protein MLKRRVLGLLILLGIVAACQGPPLIIENSGRDSPGERTICLVATPFTNASLVQGAVFREQGSVIVTTLAGRGKTGPLGGGYRDGAVDAAMFHEPAGIAVWPGGTVVVSDWVNHRIRLISPDAGVTTLAGGGDPGPWGNYRDGAGIEARFNGPEGLAVDDAGNIYVADSRNHRIRKVTPAGQVTTVAGNGDPGFLGGYADGKVETAFFRWPMDVILDGEGNLLVADFNNHAIRVVAPTGGVLTRAGSGQPGDSDGQGAGAGFSTPNRLDLAPDGRIIVSEGAGFYGGGGHRIRQISMDGTVSTLAGTGERGYRDGPAHRALFNIPNGVAVTADGVIYVADSGNHVIRRIGTGGMVTTLAGSGESGFNDGPGHQASFWYPSDLEFLPDGRLLVADRLNHRVRVVTME, encoded by the coding sequence ATGCTGAAACGCAGGGTCCTGGGGCTATTGATCCTATTGGGGATAGTAGCCGCCTGCCAGGGCCCACCTTTGATCATTGAAAACAGCGGACGCGATTCTCCGGGGGAGAGGACGATCTGCCTGGTTGCCACACCGTTCACCAACGCGTCCTTGGTTCAGGGCGCGGTATTTCGCGAACAGGGTTCGGTGATTGTCACCACACTGGCAGGCCGTGGCAAGACCGGCCCGTTGGGAGGCGGTTACCGGGATGGGGCCGTTGATGCGGCCATGTTCCACGAGCCAGCCGGGATAGCCGTCTGGCCCGGTGGCACGGTCGTGGTCAGCGATTGGGTAAACCATCGCATCCGCCTGATCTCACCGGATGCCGGGGTGACCACCCTGGCCGGCGGCGGCGATCCAGGCCCGTGGGGAAACTACCGGGACGGGGCAGGCATCGAAGCTCGCTTCAACGGCCCCGAGGGGCTGGCCGTGGATGATGCTGGCAACATCTACGTGGCCGACAGCCGCAATCACCGGATCCGTAAGGTTACACCGGCAGGCCAGGTGACGACGGTGGCGGGAAATGGCGATCCTGGTTTCCTGGGCGGCTACGCGGATGGCAAGGTGGAAACGGCGTTCTTCCGCTGGCCCATGGATGTGATCCTCGACGGTGAGGGCAATCTCCTGGTGGCCGACTTCAACAATCACGCTATCCGTGTTGTGGCACCGACAGGTGGTGTGCTAACACGAGCTGGATCGGGCCAGCCAGGCGATTCGGATGGACAGGGCGCGGGGGCGGGGTTCAGCACGCCCAACCGCCTGGATCTGGCGCCGGATGGGCGCATCATCGTGTCCGAGGGGGCTGGATTCTACGGTGGCGGCGGGCACCGCATTCGCCAGATCAGCATGGATGGCACGGTCAGCACCCTGGCGGGCACTGGGGAGCGAGGTTATCGCGACGGGCCGGCCCATCGGGCGTTGTTCAACATACCCAACGGCGTCGCCGTCACGGCCGATGGCGTCATCTATGTTGCCGACTCCGGCAATCATGTCATTCGCCGCATCGGCACCGGTGGCATGGTGACCACGCTGGCCGGCAGTGGAGAGTCCGGGTTCAACGATGGCCCGGGGCACCAGGCCAGTTTCTGGTATCCCAGCGATCTTGAATTCTTGCCGGATGGGCGGTTATTGGTGGCCGACAGGCTTAACCACCGGGTGCGAGTCGTGACGATGGAGTAA